The following are encoded together in the Choristoneura fumiferana chromosome 4, NRCan_CFum_1, whole genome shotgun sequence genome:
- the LOC141427492 gene encoding uncharacterized protein yields MAEKFAGYSDVDDFIHQFETIAIIKNWSADQKRVAIALYLEGPALSWYKANFTTLESYDLIKKGLIEQFPSQEDYAQSFYYRKQEPKEPLLSFYYDLEKLALKAGITEDGRFIKHFIKSINSQWQAHLASRLFASKDELRKTILQLCDVFNTELNMKTQKVELPINVSKDQQLSWERGDAPPLGCTPRSEYNTPQTPPATVVPQEPQQGTSRTPYGRYNLRPRQLQPMPQQRQWYQGHTAGASPSPAAYQQRQGYQSNAAAPSTSYQQRRPYYGNSTYRGNPNANPRR; encoded by the coding sequence atggcggaaaaattcgcaggatattcggatgtggacgattttatccaccaatttgaaactattgcgatcataaagaattggtccgcagatcagaagcgagtagcgatcgcactctacttagaagggcctgcgttgtcctggtacaaggccaatttcacgacgttggagtcgtatgatttaataaagaaGGGATTAATAGAACAATTCCCATCGCAAGAAGACTATGCCcagtctttttattatagaaagcaggagccgaaagaaccgctactatcattttattatgaccTAGAGAAATTAGCGTTGAAAGCAGGGATCACTGAAGATGGCAGATTtatcaagcattttattaaGTCTATCAATTCGCAATGGCAAGCACATTTAGCGTCCAGATTATTCGCGTCAAAAGATGAGCTAAGGAAAACGATTCTTcaattgtgtgatgtatttaatacagaGTTGAACATGAAAACACAGAAAGTGGAGCTGCCGATCAATGTTTCAAAAGATCAGCAACTTTCGTGGGAGCGAGGAGACGCTCCACCTCTCGGATGCACGCCGCGTTCTGAATATAACACGCCGCAAACGCCGCCAGCAACGGTAGTCCCACAAGAACCTCAGCAGGGAACATCTCGCACGCCATACGGAAGGTATAATTTGAGGCCGCGCCAGCTACAGCCAATGCCGCAGCAGCGTCAATGGTATCAAGGCCACACGGCGGGTGCGAGTCCATCGCCAGCGGCATATCAGCAGCGTCAGGGATACCAAAGCAATGCAGCAGCCCCGTCGACTTCGTATCAGCAGCGGCGCCCGTATTACGGCAACTCAACTTATAGGGGGAACCCAAATGCGAATCCACGTCGGTAG